Proteins co-encoded in one Flavobacterium sp. M31R6 genomic window:
- a CDS encoding TolC family protein, whose translation MRKINFILLGIISITHFGYSQDTIAISKKDIWEKAADKNLQIKMANQDFKSAQADYRQSNSLFLPNISASHTSMATTNPLMAFGSKLNQGILTPSDFDPAKLNNPSQTQNFATRIDVLQPLINVDGLYGRQAAKSKMDAYQLQTERTKEYLELEINKAFMQLQMSYKAVKVIEKANVTAEANLKLIQNYFKQGILQKTDLLSMQVRVNEVQNQLQYAKSNVQNASDYLAFLLDEGTANKVYKPLEELDNVIIIDAFNTSLSDNRKDIQAMNKTTESYGKMLQSSKMNFLPRLNAFGSYEMYAQQLFGSNSTGYVVGAQLSWNAFDGYKSIGKMEKAKADFQKSEIETQQYKAQSQMELSKANRQLRDAENKVNLEKLALEQSKEAYRIRSNRFTQGLEKTTDLLLTETQMYQKELEYLQAVFEYNYTQEYLGFLTK comes from the coding sequence ATGAGAAAAATCAATTTTATACTACTGGGAATTATTTCAATCACCCATTTTGGATATAGTCAAGATACCATAGCTATTTCTAAAAAAGACATTTGGGAAAAAGCAGCTGACAAGAACTTGCAAATCAAGATGGCGAATCAAGATTTCAAATCGGCTCAAGCTGATTATCGCCAATCGAATTCGTTGTTCTTGCCGAATATCTCGGCTTCGCACACTTCAATGGCAACAACCAATCCGTTGATGGCTTTTGGTTCCAAATTAAATCAGGGGATTTTAACGCCTTCCGACTTTGATCCTGCAAAACTGAACAATCCGTCACAAACCCAAAATTTTGCGACAAGAATTGATGTTTTGCAACCGCTTATCAACGTTGACGGATTGTATGGACGACAAGCAGCCAAATCAAAAATGGATGCCTATCAATTGCAAACCGAAAGAACCAAAGAATATTTGGAGCTGGAAATTAACAAAGCTTTTATGCAATTGCAAATGAGTTACAAAGCCGTAAAAGTGATTGAAAAAGCAAATGTAACGGCTGAAGCCAATTTGAAACTGATTCAAAATTATTTCAAACAGGGAATTTTGCAAAAAACCGATTTACTATCAATGCAAGTACGCGTCAATGAAGTCCAAAATCAATTGCAATACGCCAAAAGTAACGTACAAAACGCTTCGGATTATTTGGCTTTTCTTTTGGATGAAGGCACTGCAAACAAGGTCTATAAACCCCTTGAGGAATTGGACAATGTCATCATAATTGATGCTTTCAATACTTCATTATCGGATAATCGTAAAGACATTCAGGCGATGAATAAAACAACCGAATCCTATGGCAAAATGTTACAATCGAGCAAAATGAATTTCTTGCCAAGATTGAACGCTTTTGGAAGTTACGAAATGTATGCACAGCAACTTTTCGGATCCAATTCGACTGGATATGTAGTGGGAGCGCAATTGTCTTGGAATGCTTTTGACGGATATAAATCCATTGGAAAAATGGAAAAAGCCAAAGCTGATTTCCAAAAATCGGAAATCGAAACCCAACAATACAAAGCGCAAAGCCAAATGGAATTGAGCAAAGCCAACAGACAACTTAGAGATGCCGAAAACAAGGTGAATTTAGAAAAACTGGCTTTAGAACAATCCAAAGAAGCCTATAGAATAAGAAGCAATCGTTTTACACAAGGATTAGAAAAAACCACGGACTTATTGCTTACGGAAACTCAGATGTATCAAAAAGAACTAGAGTATTTGCAAGCCGTTTTTGAATACAATTATACACAAGAATACTTAGGCTTTTTGACTAAATAA
- a CDS encoding efflux RND transporter periplasmic adaptor subunit: MKNILLKSAIITSLFVLLLSSCHGEKKESIAKEPAIAVKVSGVSENNNRQFVTASGKIEAENSANLSTRMMGYVTKIHVQVGQKVNEGQLLVSINNTDLQAKKAQVDASILQATAGYNNAKKDYDRFVNLFKQQSASQKELDDMTARFEMAKAGLEGAKQMRNEVMAQFSYSNITAPFAGVVTNTFVKEGDMANPGMPLVSIEGASRLQVTAMVSESDITAIKKGMDVKVLVKSSNESLGGKVSEVSLSAKNTGGQYLVKINLNKTDDTVLSGMFVNVQFPVANTIHPSDSEQAKQTKTSGKVLVPESALVQQGQLTGIYTIGTGNIAILRWLRVGKNFGNQVEVLSGLSANEQYIVSAEGKLYNGALVSVQ, encoded by the coding sequence ATGAAGAACATCTTATTAAAATCAGCTATAATCACTTCACTATTTGTTTTACTGCTTTCCTCTTGTCATGGCGAGAAGAAAGAATCCATTGCAAAAGAACCTGCTATCGCAGTAAAAGTAAGTGGTGTGTCTGAAAACAACAACAGGCAATTTGTAACGGCCAGTGGAAAAATTGAAGCCGAAAACTCGGCCAATTTAAGCACGCGAATGATGGGCTATGTAACCAAAATTCACGTTCAAGTGGGGCAAAAAGTAAATGAAGGACAATTGTTGGTCAGCATCAACAACACCGATTTGCAAGCCAAAAAAGCGCAAGTGGATGCCAGTATTTTGCAAGCAACAGCTGGCTACAACAATGCCAAAAAAGATTACGACCGTTTTGTGAATTTATTTAAACAACAAAGTGCTTCACAAAAAGAACTAGACGACATGACGGCTCGTTTTGAAATGGCAAAAGCAGGTTTGGAAGGTGCCAAACAAATGCGAAACGAAGTAATGGCGCAATTCTCTTACTCGAATATCACAGCTCCGTTTGCGGGTGTGGTAACCAATACTTTTGTAAAAGAAGGCGACATGGCCAATCCCGGTATGCCATTGGTAAGTATAGAAGGAGCATCGAGATTGCAAGTAACGGCTATGGTTTCAGAAAGTGACATTACTGCCATCAAAAAAGGAATGGATGTAAAAGTACTGGTTAAATCCTCTAACGAAAGCTTGGGTGGAAAAGTTAGCGAAGTAAGTTTATCGGCAAAAAATACGGGGGGACAATATTTGGTAAAAATCAATTTGAACAAAACCGATGATACTGTATTATCTGGAATGTTCGTAAACGTTCAGTTTCCTGTTGCCAATACCATACACCCGAGCGATAGCGAACAGGCGAAGCAAACAAAAACAAGCGGAAAAGTTCTGGTTCCCGAAAGTGCTTTGGTGCAACAAGGACAGTTAACCGGAATTTATACTATTGGAACTGGAAATATTGCCATATTAAGATGGTTGCGTGTTGGTAAAAACTTTGGTAATCAAGTAGAAGTTTTATCTGGCTTATCGGCCAATGAGCAATATATCGTTTCGGCTGAAGGGAAATTGTATAATGGAGCTTTGGTTAGTGTTCAGTAG